The sequence below is a genomic window from Candidatus Nanopelagicales bacterium.
GAAGGCCAACGCCCTCTACATGGACCGGTACCCGCTGGTCTCGGCGCTGTCGCGGCCGGTGATCGTCAAGCACCTGGTGCACGCCGCCCGCAAGTTCGGCGCGACGACGGTCGCCCACGGCTGCACCGGCAAGGGCAACGACCAGGTGCGGTTCGAGGTGGGCATCAACAACCTGGCCCCCGACATGAAGTGCCTGGCCCCGGTGCGCGACCTGGCCATGACGCGGGACAAGGCGATCGAGTTCGCCGAGCGCGACGACCTGCCCATCGACGTCACCAAGAAGTCCCCGTACTCCATCGACCAGAACGTGTGGGGCCGCGCGGTCGAGACCGGGTTCCTCGAGGACGTGTGGAACGGGCCGATCGAGGACGTCTACTCCTACACCTCGGACCCGACCGTCCCGCGCGAGCCGGACGAGGTCGTCATCACCTTCGACCAGGGCCGTCCGGTGGCCATCGACGGTCACCCGGTCACGATGCTGCAGGCGATCCAGGAGCTGAACCGTCGCGCCGGTGCGCAGGGGGTCGGCCGGCTCGACATGGTCGAGGACCGCCTGGTCGGCATCAAGAGCCGCGAGGTCTACGAGGCCCCCGGCGCCATCGCGCTGCTGACCGCGCACGAGGAGCTGATGAACGTCACCACCGAGCGCGACCTGGCCCGCTTCACCCGGGGCGTGTCGCAGCGGTGGAGCGAGCTGGTCTACGACGGCCTGTGGTTCAGCCCGCTCAAGCGAGCGTTGGACGGCTTCCTCGACGACGTCAACGCCACGATCTCCGGTGACAT
It includes:
- a CDS encoding argininosuccinate synthase translates to MTERVVLAYSGGLDTSVAIGWIAEQTGAEVIAVAADVGQGGEDMEVIRKRALACGAVESEVMDVKDEFADDYCLPALKANALYMDRYPLVSALSRPVIVKHLVHAARKFGATTVAHGCTGKGNDQVRFEVGINNLAPDMKCLAPVRDLAMTRDKAIEFAERDDLPIDVTKKSPYSIDQNVWGRAVETGFLEDVWNGPIEDVYSYTSDPTVPREPDEVVITFDQGRPVAIDGHPVTMLQAIQELNRRAGAQGVGRLDMVEDRLVGIKSREVYEAPGAIALLTAHEELMNVTTERDLARFTRGVSQRWSELVYDGLWFSPLKRALDGFLDDVNATISGDIRMTLHGGRAVVTGRRSEDSLYDYHLATYDTGDTFDQSLAKGFVQLWGLPSTMASARDQRRSSGA